Proteins encoded together in one Tripterygium wilfordii isolate XIE 37 chromosome 14, ASM1340144v1, whole genome shotgun sequence window:
- the LOC120015565 gene encoding cysteine-tryptophan domain-containing zinc finger protein 3-like isoform X1, with product MDENPEVEEGEACYDKKDDDDKIIDPDVALAYIDEKIQNVLGHFQKDFEGGVSAENLGAKFGGYGSFLPSYERPPSIWSHPKTPQRDLSTPRSPGNLPLEGASQTPKAPASEPQSSMNQTVSCSIHALQTGFPSGDASVKQDLCMHSSKVAQKTTTKDEDSDGLFNPTKKSSLKVRLKVGYDNMAWKILYNNLGLDNSPSSSLRSSPEDIGGVLPLPEEITDESPASILQAMTSSPVPGGVLLSPLHDSLFSAVRNKGLSRDGKHKLSLKGSQEYSALSLGGSVATLSNGKQFKEKKAKLVGRSETPVELKHRDRLGSGEDDTASLKGKLENEDTLDKEIPYKGLKREPLFNLVDFGGSVKTAGKASESSGGAYKDVMRDKLLSSAVVKEHSAESISTSREDHGQCSKRNFQNRSVEKSPEHRMVNLRKDVSVDLRDGAKCMGNNTFSHFKASTNSSKYKDRLEVGSTSPPTQKVGQKARFFAQDEISLPCMKSKPLPSMKSKALLEGTKKTVIPSNRKPAAVSTKEITDTDEGVAPKHTMNTAYKIKMLKLNNPKNINKVKDTFKIFPYMKLEQMNYQTGSLERCSGDKSNDSGTGDLEIAQSSCLLTPKRKFDGKRVVDRPISRESIKDAPKIVPHIAESEHASEAVPSPAKPADLKDDWVCCDNCGKWRLIPYGINLEQLPEKWMCSMQDWLGPGMNRCDISEDETTKAVSALYQLPVPESQTNMEHQANGTSIGIPLVNAQCLDQSKQRLKNHVVTIGGKKKDVPRHAERIESSLKWKSKSAKNHLREPVKSISLKDMNQPHAESNVMKKSSYHNLSQSQNLIAEKRISKLEDIRTNGAGKAKQVMMQTRGESDHYGHGTIKKIKIENRSRAGENQNLKIDHGRLGLNSSTGLPAKSGRKNVQKHNQYFDIEELKCDVKDRLLGSVKKSGGQAQVFMDGGSVNMKTHNELDLSVKKRKLKEWQDSYNNVQKSEIYAKEESSESGYRKVKKFKVLNTTRKESGESKKGKVMQILAKGSQGKPADGTVEGVGSMNKSQQPYNKRRKQVSEQILAGVDSMRRDFRPEQVSVAATSSSSKVSGSHKTRAIFEEVKGSPVESVSSSPLRTSHVKKTTSAQLDNVVKNEAIKCGLHAVREFKRCLNGEGNAENNGSAITRKDRLDYQVGDINCKISGIARLPSDLHSGDTDVLEHCPFPGDLQPGYDEERVENHTKVTFSWKSGKGNAVLSKDGQSPTSDFERDEIKIFNSPKIQGDFSFNKSNKYESEDHHQPFHETNNDVKNNNSDKSSIKCSREEKHEASIRDFVGQFSIHSRLKENRLNPEGQDDSDKKLDAICSTNGVNDLQHAIQEFEDESKGDLRHLGPRNALSKSGSLYEDGSKQETQWNRPDPKLQLGGLVEGYPVSASDDGDTSKALNHRTNSGTKNETRHSLGHSIPDSRRVRDSNGSGHGRMISSSQAANNALKKAQYSRDCADRLKSSGFPFESNEAYFQAALEFLQGAFLLETCNSESGKHGGMTQVQVYCTTAKLFEFCAREYERRQEMAFAALAYKCMEVAYMRVVYCKHSSMSGVQSELQATLQMAPQGESPSSSASDLDNLNNQPTTVDKATPSKGAVPHVAGTHVIVARSRPNFVRMLDFTQDVNFAIEASIKSENAFKEANLTLEMAKNRVCITSIKKVVDFSFQDVEGLIHLVQLAREAISRSGFGGAGE from the exons ATGGACGAGAATCCTGAGGTTGAAGAAGGAGAGGCATGCTATGATAAGAAGGATGACGATGACAAAATCATCGACCCTGATGTTGCTCTTGCTTACATT gatgaaaaaattcaaaatgtttTGGGGCACTTTCAAAAGGATTTTGAAGGTGGAGTTTCTGCAGAGAATTTGG GGGCAAAATTTGGTGGGTATGGCTCCTTCTTACCTTCCTACGAACGTCCTCCTTCTATCTGGTCACACCCCAAAACTCCACAGAGAGACTTAAGTACACCAAGATCTCCAGGCAATTTACCCTTGGAG GGTGCCTCACAGACTCCGAAAGCTCCTGCAAGTGAACCCCAATCCTCAATGAATCAGACTGTTTCCTGTAGCATCCATGCATTGCAGACGGGTTTCCCATCTGGAGATGCATCAGTCAAGCAAGATTTGTGCATGCATTCTTCTAAAGTTGCTCAGAAGACTACCACGAAGGATGAGGATTCTGACGGACTATTCAACCCAACCAAGAAAAGTTCCCTGAAGGTTCGACTAAAAGTAGGTTATGATAACATGGCATGGAAAATACTTTATAATAATCTCGGACTGGATAACTCTCCTTCATCATCACTGCGAAGCAGTCCTGAGGATATTGGTGGTGTTCTGCCTCTACCTGAAGAGATCACCGATGAATCTCCAGCTAGCATTCTCCAG GCTATGACTTCATCTCCAGTCCCGGGGGGTGTATTGCTTTCTCCTCTTCATGACAGTCTGTTTTCCGCGGTGAGAAACAAAGGACTGTCTAGAGATGGGAAACATAAGCTGTCTCTCAAAGGCAGTCAAGAATATTCTGCCTTGTCTTTGGGTGGTTCAGTTGCTACTTTGAGCAATGGTAAACAATTTAAGGAGAAAAAAGCTAAATTGGTGGGTAGGAGTGAAACACCAGTTGAGCTGAAGCATAGGGATAGGCTTGGTTCTGGTGAGGATGATACAGCTTCTCTGAAGGGAAAATTAGAAAATGAAGATACATTGGACAAGGAAATTCCATATAAAGGTTTGAAACGAGAGCCTTTATTTAATTTAGTAGATTTTGGTGGTTCTGTAAAAACAGCTGGTAAGGCATCTGAAAGTTCTGGCGGGGCCTATAAGGATGTGATGAGAGACAAATTGTTATCGTCTGCTGTGGTGAAGGAGCACTCAGCGGAGTCCATTTCAACTTCGAGAGAGGACCATGGCCAATGTTCAAAGAGAAATTTTCAGAATAGATCAGTGGAGAAGAGTCCAGAACATAGAATGGTAAATCTCCGTAAGGATGTTTCAGTTGATCTAAGAGATGGTGCCAAGTGCATGGGTAACAACACCTTCTCACATTTTAAAGCTTCCACAAATTCGTCCAAATATAAGGACAGACTTGAAGTCGGATCAACATCTCCTCCAACGCAGAAGGTTGGCCAGAAAGCTAGATTTTTTGCACAGGACGAGATTAGCTTGCCCTGTATGAAGAGTAAGCCTTTGCCCTCTATGAAGAGTAAGGCTTTGTTGGAGGGCACTAAAAAGACGGTTATCCCTAGCAACAGAAAACCTGCTGCTGTTTCAACAAAGGAAATCACAGATACGGATGAGGGTGTAGCTCCTAAGCATACAATGAACACTGCATATAAAATTAAGATGCTCAAGTTGAACAATCCGAAGAATATTAATAAGGTCAAAGACACATTTAAAATTTTTCCTTACATGAAGTTGGAACAGATGAATTATCAGACAGGTTCATTGGAGAGGTGTTCTGGAGATAAGTCTAATGACTCTGGAACTGGTGACTTAGAGATAGCGCAGTCTTCATGTTTGCTTACCCCAAAGCGGAAATTTGATGGTAAAAGAGTTGTCGACCGGCCTATTTCCAGGGAGTCCATCAAAGATGCCCCGAAAATTGTGCCTCATATTGCAGAAAGTGAACATGCTTCTGAGGCAGTACCGTCACCTGCTAAACCTGCAGATTTAAAAGATGACTGGGTTTGTTGTGATAATTGTGGGAAGTGGCGTCTGATTCCTTATGGTATCAATTTGGAGCAACTCCCGGAAAAGTGGATGTGTAGTATGCAAGACTGGCT GGGACCTGGAATGAATCGTTGTGACATCAGTGAGGATGAGACTACAAAAGCAGTCTCTGCATTGTATCAGCTTCCTGTCCCTGAGAGTCAAACTAACATGGAACATCAAGCTAATGGAACTTCAATTGGAATTCCCTTGGTCAATGCCCAATGTCTTGACCAGAGCAAACAACGTCTTAAGAATCATGTTGTGACAATCGGAGGAAAGAAGAAGGATGTTCCGAGGCACGCTGAAAGAATCGAAAGTAGCCTGAAATGGAAATCGAAATCTGCAAAAAACCATCTTCGGGAACCTGTGAAAAGCATAAGCTTAAAAGACATGAACCAACCTCATGCAGAATCCAATGTCATGAAAAAATCTAGTTACCACAATTTGAGTCAATCACAGAATTTAATTGCAGAAAAGCGCATCTCAAAACTTGAGGATATTCGTACAAATGGAG CAGGTAAGGCTAAGCAGGTAATGATGCAAACCAGGGGGGAATCTGATCATTATGGACATGGAACAATTAAGAAGATTAAGATAGAAAATAGAAGCCGTGCTGGTGAAAATCAGAATTTAAAAATTGATCATGGAAGGTTGGGTCTCAATTCGAGTACTGGTTTGCCAGCTAAATCAGGCAGAAAAAATGTGCAGAAACACAACCAGTACTTCGATATTGAGGAGTTGAAATGTGACGTAAAGGATAGATTGCTAGGATCAGTAAAGAAATCGGGTGGCCAGGCTCAGGTATTCATGGATGGTGGATCGGTGAATATGAAAACACACAATGAATTGGATCTATCTGTTAAGAAAAGGAAGTTGAAGGAATGGCAGGACTCCTACAATAATGTTCAGAAAAGTGAAATATATGCAAAGGAAGAAAGTAGTGAGAGCGGATATAGGAAGGTAAAGAAATTTAAGGTCTTGAATACTACACGGAAGGAGTCTGGTGAAAGCAAAAAAGGTAAAGTGATGCAAATTTTAGCGAAAGGCAGTCAAGGAAAACCAGCAGACGGTACCGTAGAAGGAGTCGGAAGCATGAATAAAAGTCAGCAACCCtataacaaaagaagaaaacaggtATCTGAACAAATCTTGGCTGGTGTAGATTCAATGAGAAGAGATTTTAGACCCGAACAAGTTTCGGTGGCAGCCACTTCAAGCTCTTCAAAGGTTTCAGGTTCTCATAAAACTAGAGCAATTTTTGAAGAAGTTAAAGGCTCGCCAGTAGAATcagtttcctcttctccttTGAGGACCTCACATGTGAAAAAGACTACATCGGCACAGTTGGATAATGTAGTGAAAAATGAGGCCATAAAGTGTGGCCTTCACGCAGTTAGGGAGTTCAAGAGATGCCTCAATGGAGAAGGTAATGCTGAGAATAATGGATCTGCTATAACAAGAAAGGATAGGTTAGATTACCAAGTTGGAGATATTAATTGCAAAATCAGTGGCATTGCAAGACTTCCTTCAGATTTGCATAGTGGTGATACTGATGTTTTAGAACATTGCCCCTTCCCTGGTGATCTGCAACCTGGTTATGATGAAGAAAGAGTGGAGAACCACACTAAGGTGACTTTTTCATGGAAATCTGGCAAGGGTAATGCTGTGCTGTCGAAGGATGGCCAGAGTCCCACATCAGATTTTGAAAGAGATGAGATCAAGATTTTCAATTCTCCGAAAATTCAAGgagatttttctttcaacaagAGCAATAAATATGAGTCAGAAGACCATCATCAGCCCTTTCATGAAACAAATAATGATGTCAAAAACAATAATTCTGATAAGTCCAGCATTAAATGTAGCAGGGAAGAGAAACATGAAGCTAGCATTAGGGATTTTGTAGGACAATTCTCAATTCACAGCAGATTGAAAGAAAATCGATTGAATCCAGAAGGGCAGGATGATTCAGACAAGAAGTTGGATGCTATATGCAGCACGAATGGGGTGAATGACCTCCAGCACGCCATTCAGGAATTTGAGGATGAAAGCAAAGGTGATCTGAGACACTTGGGACCAAGAAATGCTTTGTCCAAATCGGGGTCACTTTATGAAGATGGAAGTAAACAAGAAACACAGTGGAACCGACCAGACCCTAAATTACAGCTTGGAGGATTGGTTGAAGGTTATCCAGTTAGTGCCTCTGACGATGGTGATACTTCAAAGGCACTAAATCACCGCACAAATTCTGGTACAAAAAATGAAACTCGCCACAGTTTGGGACATAGCATACCTGATTCTAGAAGGGTCAGGGATTCTAATGGTTCAGGTCACGGGAGAATGATTTCCTCCAGTCAGGCTGCTAATAACGCCCTGAAGAAAGCCCAGTATTCTAGAGACTGTGCAGATCGTCTTAAG AGCTCTGGGTTTCCTTTTGAAAGTAATGAGGCTTACTTCCAAGCTGCCTTAGAGTTTCTGCAAGGAGCTTTTCTTCTGGAAACTTGCAATAGTGAGAGTGGCAAACATGGGGGGATGACTCAGGTGCAAGTGTATTGTACTACGGCTAAACTTTTTGA gtTTTGTGCCCGTGAATATGAAAGAAGGCAAGAAATGGCTTTTGCAGCTTTGGCTTATAAATGCATGGAGGTGGCATACATGAGGGTAGTTTATTGTAAACATTCTAGTATGAGTGGGGTACAGAGCGAGTTGCAAGCGACTTTGCAAATGGCTCCTCAAG GTGAATCCCCTTCATCCTCTGCTTCAGATCTTGATAACTTGAATAATCAACCAACGACAGTAGATAAGGCTACACCATCCAAGGGCGCAGTTCCTCATGTGGCTGGAACTCATGTCATTGTTGCTCGGTCCCGACCAAATTTTGTACGGATGCTTGACTTT ACACAGGATGTAAATTTCGCCATAGAGGCCTCAATAAAATCTGAGAATGCTTTCAAGGAAGCTAATTTAACTCTGGAAATGGCAAAGAATAGAGTGTGCATTACTTCTATCAAGAAGGTTGTTGACTTCAGCTTTCAAGACGTGGAAGGACTCATACATCTCGTTCAACTTGCAAGGGAGGCCATTAGCCGCTCTGGTTTTGGTGGTGCTGGAGAGTAA
- the LOC120015565 gene encoding cysteine-tryptophan domain-containing zinc finger protein 3-like isoform X2, giving the protein MDENPEVEEGEACYDKKDDDDKIIDPDVALAYIDEKIQNVLGHFQKDFEGGVSAENLGAKFGGYGSFLPSYERPPSIWSHPKTPQRDLSTPRSPGNLPLEGASQTPKAPASEPQSSMNQTVSCSIHALQTGFPSGDASVKQDLCMHSSKVAQKTTTKDEDSDGLFNPTKKSSLKVRLKVGYDNMAWKILYNNLGLDNSPSSSLRSSPEDIGGVLPLPEEITDESPASILQAMTSSPVPGGVLLSPLHDSLFSAVRNKGLSRDGKHKLSLKGSQEYSALSLGGSVATLSNGKQFKEKKAKLVGRSETPVELKHRDRLGSGEDDTASLKGKLENEDTLDKEIPYKGLKREPLFNLVDFGGSVKTAGKASESSGGAYKDVMRDKLLSSAVVKEHSAESISTSREDHGQCSKRNFQNRSVEKSPEHRMVNLRKDVSVDLRDGAKCMGNNTFSHFKASTNSSKYKDRLEVGSTSPPTQKVGQKARFFAQDEISLPCMKSKPLPSMKSKALLEGTKKTVIPSNRKPAAVSTKEITDTDEGVAPKHTMNTAYKIKMLKLNNPKNINKVKDTFKIFPYMKLEQMNYQTGSLERCSGDKSNDSGTGDLEIAQSSCLLTPKRKFDGKRVVDRPISRESIKDAPKIVPHIAESEHASEAVPSPAKPADLKDDWVCCDNCGKWRLIPYGINLEQLPEKWMCSMQDWLGPGMNRCDISEDETTKAVSALYQLPVPESQTNMEHQANGTSIGIPLVNAQCLDQSKQRLKNHVVTIGGKKKDVPRHAERIESSLKWKSKSAKNHLREPVKSISLKDMNQPHAESNVMKKSSYHNLSQSQNLIAEKRISKLEDIRTNGGKAKQVMMQTRGESDHYGHGTIKKIKIENRSRAGENQNLKIDHGRLGLNSSTGLPAKSGRKNVQKHNQYFDIEELKCDVKDRLLGSVKKSGGQAQVFMDGGSVNMKTHNELDLSVKKRKLKEWQDSYNNVQKSEIYAKEESSESGYRKVKKFKVLNTTRKESGESKKGKVMQILAKGSQGKPADGTVEGVGSMNKSQQPYNKRRKQVSEQILAGVDSMRRDFRPEQVSVAATSSSSKVSGSHKTRAIFEEVKGSPVESVSSSPLRTSHVKKTTSAQLDNVVKNEAIKCGLHAVREFKRCLNGEGNAENNGSAITRKDRLDYQVGDINCKISGIARLPSDLHSGDTDVLEHCPFPGDLQPGYDEERVENHTKVTFSWKSGKGNAVLSKDGQSPTSDFERDEIKIFNSPKIQGDFSFNKSNKYESEDHHQPFHETNNDVKNNNSDKSSIKCSREEKHEASIRDFVGQFSIHSRLKENRLNPEGQDDSDKKLDAICSTNGVNDLQHAIQEFEDESKGDLRHLGPRNALSKSGSLYEDGSKQETQWNRPDPKLQLGGLVEGYPVSASDDGDTSKALNHRTNSGTKNETRHSLGHSIPDSRRVRDSNGSGHGRMISSSQAANNALKKAQYSRDCADRLKSSGFPFESNEAYFQAALEFLQGAFLLETCNSESGKHGGMTQVQVYCTTAKLFEFCAREYERRQEMAFAALAYKCMEVAYMRVVYCKHSSMSGVQSELQATLQMAPQGESPSSSASDLDNLNNQPTTVDKATPSKGAVPHVAGTHVIVARSRPNFVRMLDFTQDVNFAIEASIKSENAFKEANLTLEMAKNRVCITSIKKVVDFSFQDVEGLIHLVQLAREAISRSGFGGAGE; this is encoded by the exons ATGGACGAGAATCCTGAGGTTGAAGAAGGAGAGGCATGCTATGATAAGAAGGATGACGATGACAAAATCATCGACCCTGATGTTGCTCTTGCTTACATT gatgaaaaaattcaaaatgtttTGGGGCACTTTCAAAAGGATTTTGAAGGTGGAGTTTCTGCAGAGAATTTGG GGGCAAAATTTGGTGGGTATGGCTCCTTCTTACCTTCCTACGAACGTCCTCCTTCTATCTGGTCACACCCCAAAACTCCACAGAGAGACTTAAGTACACCAAGATCTCCAGGCAATTTACCCTTGGAG GGTGCCTCACAGACTCCGAAAGCTCCTGCAAGTGAACCCCAATCCTCAATGAATCAGACTGTTTCCTGTAGCATCCATGCATTGCAGACGGGTTTCCCATCTGGAGATGCATCAGTCAAGCAAGATTTGTGCATGCATTCTTCTAAAGTTGCTCAGAAGACTACCACGAAGGATGAGGATTCTGACGGACTATTCAACCCAACCAAGAAAAGTTCCCTGAAGGTTCGACTAAAAGTAGGTTATGATAACATGGCATGGAAAATACTTTATAATAATCTCGGACTGGATAACTCTCCTTCATCATCACTGCGAAGCAGTCCTGAGGATATTGGTGGTGTTCTGCCTCTACCTGAAGAGATCACCGATGAATCTCCAGCTAGCATTCTCCAG GCTATGACTTCATCTCCAGTCCCGGGGGGTGTATTGCTTTCTCCTCTTCATGACAGTCTGTTTTCCGCGGTGAGAAACAAAGGACTGTCTAGAGATGGGAAACATAAGCTGTCTCTCAAAGGCAGTCAAGAATATTCTGCCTTGTCTTTGGGTGGTTCAGTTGCTACTTTGAGCAATGGTAAACAATTTAAGGAGAAAAAAGCTAAATTGGTGGGTAGGAGTGAAACACCAGTTGAGCTGAAGCATAGGGATAGGCTTGGTTCTGGTGAGGATGATACAGCTTCTCTGAAGGGAAAATTAGAAAATGAAGATACATTGGACAAGGAAATTCCATATAAAGGTTTGAAACGAGAGCCTTTATTTAATTTAGTAGATTTTGGTGGTTCTGTAAAAACAGCTGGTAAGGCATCTGAAAGTTCTGGCGGGGCCTATAAGGATGTGATGAGAGACAAATTGTTATCGTCTGCTGTGGTGAAGGAGCACTCAGCGGAGTCCATTTCAACTTCGAGAGAGGACCATGGCCAATGTTCAAAGAGAAATTTTCAGAATAGATCAGTGGAGAAGAGTCCAGAACATAGAATGGTAAATCTCCGTAAGGATGTTTCAGTTGATCTAAGAGATGGTGCCAAGTGCATGGGTAACAACACCTTCTCACATTTTAAAGCTTCCACAAATTCGTCCAAATATAAGGACAGACTTGAAGTCGGATCAACATCTCCTCCAACGCAGAAGGTTGGCCAGAAAGCTAGATTTTTTGCACAGGACGAGATTAGCTTGCCCTGTATGAAGAGTAAGCCTTTGCCCTCTATGAAGAGTAAGGCTTTGTTGGAGGGCACTAAAAAGACGGTTATCCCTAGCAACAGAAAACCTGCTGCTGTTTCAACAAAGGAAATCACAGATACGGATGAGGGTGTAGCTCCTAAGCATACAATGAACACTGCATATAAAATTAAGATGCTCAAGTTGAACAATCCGAAGAATATTAATAAGGTCAAAGACACATTTAAAATTTTTCCTTACATGAAGTTGGAACAGATGAATTATCAGACAGGTTCATTGGAGAGGTGTTCTGGAGATAAGTCTAATGACTCTGGAACTGGTGACTTAGAGATAGCGCAGTCTTCATGTTTGCTTACCCCAAAGCGGAAATTTGATGGTAAAAGAGTTGTCGACCGGCCTATTTCCAGGGAGTCCATCAAAGATGCCCCGAAAATTGTGCCTCATATTGCAGAAAGTGAACATGCTTCTGAGGCAGTACCGTCACCTGCTAAACCTGCAGATTTAAAAGATGACTGGGTTTGTTGTGATAATTGTGGGAAGTGGCGTCTGATTCCTTATGGTATCAATTTGGAGCAACTCCCGGAAAAGTGGATGTGTAGTATGCAAGACTGGCT GGGACCTGGAATGAATCGTTGTGACATCAGTGAGGATGAGACTACAAAAGCAGTCTCTGCATTGTATCAGCTTCCTGTCCCTGAGAGTCAAACTAACATGGAACATCAAGCTAATGGAACTTCAATTGGAATTCCCTTGGTCAATGCCCAATGTCTTGACCAGAGCAAACAACGTCTTAAGAATCATGTTGTGACAATCGGAGGAAAGAAGAAGGATGTTCCGAGGCACGCTGAAAGAATCGAAAGTAGCCTGAAATGGAAATCGAAATCTGCAAAAAACCATCTTCGGGAACCTGTGAAAAGCATAAGCTTAAAAGACATGAACCAACCTCATGCAGAATCCAATGTCATGAAAAAATCTAGTTACCACAATTTGAGTCAATCACAGAATTTAATTGCAGAAAAGCGCATCTCAAAACTTGAGGATATTCGTACAAATGGAG GTAAGGCTAAGCAGGTAATGATGCAAACCAGGGGGGAATCTGATCATTATGGACATGGAACAATTAAGAAGATTAAGATAGAAAATAGAAGCCGTGCTGGTGAAAATCAGAATTTAAAAATTGATCATGGAAGGTTGGGTCTCAATTCGAGTACTGGTTTGCCAGCTAAATCAGGCAGAAAAAATGTGCAGAAACACAACCAGTACTTCGATATTGAGGAGTTGAAATGTGACGTAAAGGATAGATTGCTAGGATCAGTAAAGAAATCGGGTGGCCAGGCTCAGGTATTCATGGATGGTGGATCGGTGAATATGAAAACACACAATGAATTGGATCTATCTGTTAAGAAAAGGAAGTTGAAGGAATGGCAGGACTCCTACAATAATGTTCAGAAAAGTGAAATATATGCAAAGGAAGAAAGTAGTGAGAGCGGATATAGGAAGGTAAAGAAATTTAAGGTCTTGAATACTACACGGAAGGAGTCTGGTGAAAGCAAAAAAGGTAAAGTGATGCAAATTTTAGCGAAAGGCAGTCAAGGAAAACCAGCAGACGGTACCGTAGAAGGAGTCGGAAGCATGAATAAAAGTCAGCAACCCtataacaaaagaagaaaacaggtATCTGAACAAATCTTGGCTGGTGTAGATTCAATGAGAAGAGATTTTAGACCCGAACAAGTTTCGGTGGCAGCCACTTCAAGCTCTTCAAAGGTTTCAGGTTCTCATAAAACTAGAGCAATTTTTGAAGAAGTTAAAGGCTCGCCAGTAGAATcagtttcctcttctccttTGAGGACCTCACATGTGAAAAAGACTACATCGGCACAGTTGGATAATGTAGTGAAAAATGAGGCCATAAAGTGTGGCCTTCACGCAGTTAGGGAGTTCAAGAGATGCCTCAATGGAGAAGGTAATGCTGAGAATAATGGATCTGCTATAACAAGAAAGGATAGGTTAGATTACCAAGTTGGAGATATTAATTGCAAAATCAGTGGCATTGCAAGACTTCCTTCAGATTTGCATAGTGGTGATACTGATGTTTTAGAACATTGCCCCTTCCCTGGTGATCTGCAACCTGGTTATGATGAAGAAAGAGTGGAGAACCACACTAAGGTGACTTTTTCATGGAAATCTGGCAAGGGTAATGCTGTGCTGTCGAAGGATGGCCAGAGTCCCACATCAGATTTTGAAAGAGATGAGATCAAGATTTTCAATTCTCCGAAAATTCAAGgagatttttctttcaacaagAGCAATAAATATGAGTCAGAAGACCATCATCAGCCCTTTCATGAAACAAATAATGATGTCAAAAACAATAATTCTGATAAGTCCAGCATTAAATGTAGCAGGGAAGAGAAACATGAAGCTAGCATTAGGGATTTTGTAGGACAATTCTCAATTCACAGCAGATTGAAAGAAAATCGATTGAATCCAGAAGGGCAGGATGATTCAGACAAGAAGTTGGATGCTATATGCAGCACGAATGGGGTGAATGACCTCCAGCACGCCATTCAGGAATTTGAGGATGAAAGCAAAGGTGATCTGAGACACTTGGGACCAAGAAATGCTTTGTCCAAATCGGGGTCACTTTATGAAGATGGAAGTAAACAAGAAACACAGTGGAACCGACCAGACCCTAAATTACAGCTTGGAGGATTGGTTGAAGGTTATCCAGTTAGTGCCTCTGACGATGGTGATACTTCAAAGGCACTAAATCACCGCACAAATTCTGGTACAAAAAATGAAACTCGCCACAGTTTGGGACATAGCATACCTGATTCTAGAAGGGTCAGGGATTCTAATGGTTCAGGTCACGGGAGAATGATTTCCTCCAGTCAGGCTGCTAATAACGCCCTGAAGAAAGCCCAGTATTCTAGAGACTGTGCAGATCGTCTTAAG AGCTCTGGGTTTCCTTTTGAAAGTAATGAGGCTTACTTCCAAGCTGCCTTAGAGTTTCTGCAAGGAGCTTTTCTTCTGGAAACTTGCAATAGTGAGAGTGGCAAACATGGGGGGATGACTCAGGTGCAAGTGTATTGTACTACGGCTAAACTTTTTGA gtTTTGTGCCCGTGAATATGAAAGAAGGCAAGAAATGGCTTTTGCAGCTTTGGCTTATAAATGCATGGAGGTGGCATACATGAGGGTAGTTTATTGTAAACATTCTAGTATGAGTGGGGTACAGAGCGAGTTGCAAGCGACTTTGCAAATGGCTCCTCAAG GTGAATCCCCTTCATCCTCTGCTTCAGATCTTGATAACTTGAATAATCAACCAACGACAGTAGATAAGGCTACACCATCCAAGGGCGCAGTTCCTCATGTGGCTGGAACTCATGTCATTGTTGCTCGGTCCCGACCAAATTTTGTACGGATGCTTGACTTT ACACAGGATGTAAATTTCGCCATAGAGGCCTCAATAAAATCTGAGAATGCTTTCAAGGAAGCTAATTTAACTCTGGAAATGGCAAAGAATAGAGTGTGCATTACTTCTATCAAGAAGGTTGTTGACTTCAGCTTTCAAGACGTGGAAGGACTCATACATCTCGTTCAACTTGCAAGGGAGGCCATTAGCCGCTCTGGTTTTGGTGGTGCTGGAGAGTAA